TTACTTATTCTTTTTATTTCTTTTTCGTTCATTTTTCTATTTTTATTTAAAGTCATACACGATGACTTCAATATTTTCTTTACTTAGATTCTGTTTTAAAATAGGTTCTATATGTTTCCACTTTCCTCCTGCCAAACCACAACCAATTCTTGGCATGTGAACAGATGCATTTAATTCTTTTGCCTTTTTTGCCACTTTTTCCATTCCTAAATTAATAGCATCATATCGAACTGGCGGATTTCCAAATTCATCTTTTCTTATTTTTCGTTGACCAATTAAATTTGCCACCCACAAATTATCTTCCACTTGTACAAATTGAACTTTACCTAATTCAAAATTTTCTCCAGATTTAAACCATTCTCTATACTTTTGCTCGGGTTCTGGCCAACGCTTTGAAATTGCTACAACAAATCCTTTTCCCCAGCCTCCTATATCATTGCAAACATGAACTATAATTTTATTCTCTTTACCTTGTGGTTGCGTTGCATCTCCTTCTATATATTTAATTTCCTTCATTCTTTTTCTAAATAATTTTTATAAATCTTATAATTCTCATCATCAAAACAGACAAAAATTACCTTTTCTAAAACTAAATTCTCTCTAACCGTTTTTATGGCAATTTGAGCAGCCAACTCTTTTGGAAACTTATAAATTCCAGTACTTATATTGGGAAATGCTATGCTTTCAAAATTATTCTCTTTAGCAAGTTCTAAACTATGCTTGTAACAGTTAGCCAATAACTCTTTTTCCTTTTCTAATCGTTGACCTCCATTATATACTGGTCCAACTGTATGAATCACTTTTTTTGCTGGCAAATTACCCGCTATTGTAATAACTGCTTCTCCTGTTTTACATTTTCCTTGTCTATTTCTAATTTTCTGACAATCCTCAAGAATTTTTGATCCGCCAGCTCTATGAATTGCTCCATCTACGCCTCCTCCTCCAAGTAAACTTGAATTAGCAGCATTGACAATCACATCAACTTCAACTTTTGTAATATCGCCTTGTATTACTTCTATTTTCATCTTTCTAAACTTTTAGAAAATCGATAAGATAAATCAATAATCTCTTCTCTTTTTACTAAATCATTCAACCAACTTTTTGGTATGCTTTCTTCTTCATAATACAATCCGGCTAAAGCTCCGGT
This genomic window from Tenacibaculum sp. 190524A05c contains:
- a CDS encoding macro domain-containing protein — encoded protein: MKEIKYIEGDATQPQGKENKIIVHVCNDIGGWGKGFVVAISKRWPEPEQKYREWFKSGENFELGKVQFVQVEDNLWVANLIGQRKIRKDEFGNPPVRYDAINLGMEKVAKKAKELNASVHMPRIGCGLAGGKWKHIEPILKQNLSKENIEVIVYDFK
- a CDS encoding O-acetyl-ADP-ribose deacetylase; the protein is MKIEVIQGDITKVEVDVIVNAANSSLLGGGGVDGAIHRAGGSKILEDCQKIRNRQGKCKTGEAVITIAGNLPAKKVIHTVGPVYNGGQRLEKEKELLANCYKHSLELAKENNFESIAFPNISTGIYKFPKELAAQIAIKTVRENLVLEKVIFVCFDDENYKIYKNYLEKE